Proteins encoded in a region of the Leptotrichia sp. OH3620_COT-345 genome:
- the spoVG gene encoding septation regulator SpoVG, with protein MKITDIRLRLGRGSEEGGKLKAYVDITLDESFVVHGLKIIEGQNGLFVAMPSRRMPNGEFKDIAHPITPELRSELTRVILESYEKENTAAV; from the coding sequence ATGAAAATAACAGATATCAGACTCAGACTCGGAAGAGGTTCTGAAGAAGGCGGGAAATTAAAAGCATATGTAGACATTACACTTGATGAAAGTTTTGTTGTACACGGACTGAAAATTATTGAAGGACAGAATGGGCTTTTTGTTGCAATGCCATCAAGAAGAATGCCTAATGGAGAATTTAAAGACATAGCTCATCCTATCACTCCTGAACTAAGATCCGAATTAACAAGGGTAATTTTGGAAAGCTACGAAAAAGAAAATACAGCAGCTGTATAA
- a CDS encoding RNA-binding S4 domain-containing protein, with amino-acid sequence MRLDKFLKITRIIKRRTVAKELADNGNITINGEEKKSSYNIKKGDILDIKYFNRNIKIHVKDVPPENLKKDFIDEYIELIN; translated from the coding sequence ATGAGACTTGATAAATTTTTAAAAATAACAAGAATAATAAAAAGAAGAACAGTAGCTAAAGAACTGGCGGATAATGGAAATATTACAATAAACGGAGAAGAAAAGAAATCTTCTTACAATATAAAAAAAGGAGATATTCTTGATATAAAATATTTTAACAGAAATATAAAAATACATGTAAAAGATGTTCCGCCTGAAAACTTAAAAAAAGATTTTATAGATGAATACATTGAACTAATAAATTAA